The following is a genomic window from Vitis vinifera cultivar Pinot Noir 40024 chromosome 6, ASM3070453v1.
CTCAATTTTGCTAAGGAAGAAGAGTTTTCTGGTAACAGGTAATCCTATCAAAAAGCCTCTGGCTGACCAACAAGAATGGTTTATGCTTATATGAATTAATGGgccaaaaaattataaatttatatgctGAGAAAACAAGAAATGCATCAGTAACCAAGGAATTCTGCCTTCATGCTATTAATTAGCCAAAATGAATGACAATATTGCTAGAATATGCAAAATGGTAATAGGAACGAGGCATACTATCAGCATTTGAGTTTGGTAAGATCAGAAACATGCTGACAACCATTACTTATTAGCGCTTAGAAAGGTAAATTAACTACCAAGTGTTTATGGGTAGTTTTCAAAGAGGATGCGTCATTCATGCTCAAAGGCCTTTTTATACAAGGCCCAGTTCAACacctaaagaaaaataagcagATTTGTAAGGTATAAACAGTTTCTTCACTCAACGGTGTATTAAACAAATCTAAgaaatttaattagtttaatcaaaatcaattaGCTCAAGTAAAAATTAATGATGTCAAAGCATATAAATTATATCTAATATGCCTGACACTCACCTAGTGACCCATATACGGTGCCCCACCCTGCTGAGGCCTGCCTCCACTGGCCTGCCCCATTTGTGGGTTTTGGTACCCGCCCTGCATTCCCGGCTGACTTCCGTAGCTGCCAGCACCCTGATTTCCATACCCACCCTGCATTCCCTGCATTCCATGTGCCGCAGGCGGCATAGCCTGGTTCACTGGTGCACCACCAAGACCTCCAAGCAGATTGGTGAGCCCCAGTCCTGCCCCTTGTGAAGCAAGCAATGCAGTCAATGCTTGCCCAAGAGCCGGGTTCAAAGCTGGTGCAACACCTGGGTTCAAAGTCATTGATGGCCCTGATGGTGCCATCAGGTGCCCTGGGCCAGCGGCGTTGGCTGAGTATTTTGATTTGTCCTTCCTTGAAGGGTAATGTGGTTGGtgttggtggtggtgatggtggaAAGGCTTATTTGGCTTCGGCCCATCAATTGCCTTCTGGCAATGCAGTGTGTGACCCTCAAAAATTTTGTGTGGCTCCTCCAATGCCCTCCTCGAGCTCTCAATCGACTTGTAAACGAACAAAGCGAAACCCTTGGGCTTCCCAGTCGACTTATCTAAGCCTAATGGACCCTCCTCGATTTCCCCAAACTTCGCAAAGAACTCTAGTAGCTTCTGCGGATCGATCTCCGAAGAAACATTGCTCACAAAAATCTTTCTTTGAGTATACTCAGACACCGGAGGTACCACCGGTGGCGGCGCTGGAACGGGGCCGGCAGAGGCTAGCTGGCACGAGGTCATCCGATTTCCAATCTTCTTCTGCGGCTGCTTCAGCGCCTTGCGAGCGCCGCTCCGGTGCTTGAACAGAATAAAGGCGTATCCCTTGGATTTTCCGGAGATCTTGTCCGATACGGCCTTGCAGTCTTCAATCTCACCATACTTGCCAAACACAGAGGTTAGGGTTTCTGCGGTCGTGTCCCATCCCAGGCCGTGGACGAAGATTTTTCGGTGAGCCGGGTCGGCGTCGGCGAGTCTTCGTACGCTATCAACGAAGTCCGGGTACTTTTCCACTGCCTCCCGAAGCAAAGCCAGCAGCTGCTCTTTCGAGAAGGGCTCCAGAAGCTTCTCAATCTCCTCATCCTCCACATCCCCTTCATCCTCCTCAACCCCATCGCCGTTCGCATCCGCTGGCACCTCATCCGCGACGGCTTCATTCGACGCGTCCACATCTCCTTCCTGGtcaccttcttcttcctcttcctcttccccttccccctcctcctcctcttcttcttctccttggGCTTCGTGTTTGGGTTCGTCTTCAGCCATGTGTTGTGGCTGATCTTCGTCTTCCTGGATGGGTTCAAATTTGGTCTGATCATCTTCTTCCTGCGTGGGCTGTGGCTGCTCCTCTTGCTCAGGGGCTTTGGAGGATTCGGGCTCGGAAGAACGGAGCTTTCGCTTCTTAGCCATGGAGaaattagggttagggtttcttgTGGAGCTAGGGTTTGAGAAGCGGCTAAATCGCTTCAATGATAGTGCGTGACGAAAGAGGCAGTAGATACGAATGCACTTCAGGGTCATTATATTTTAGGAGATCTCGGACAACCATCACACGTGACTTTAATCAACGGCCAGCATTTTCCTTCACTTCTTTGTTCTGATATTAAATCCCTCTTCTCAATAAGTTTATGAAAGAATTTTCCATTCAGTTCGGTTATTGAACCGGTCATCTTAGTGATTGAACCGCGGTCCAACTTATAataccataaatatataatttatatttttattaaaatttaaaataatttttaaaattttaaaatatatataaaattaaaattcaataatattCATTCCTTCATCTTTTACATAAATGTTCtgacattttaaattttattaaaaaatataaatctataatatttaaatatgaaaatatatatatattttaaattataaatatatattatttctctTGCAATTGTAAGTGTAATTTTCGCACGTGAAAATGACTTAATCCCACGTAGAAAACACAAGGAGATGAGAAAggctttaaaatatctattagaAGACAAGCTAATCTACAATACAATGTGGACCACCTTTTGGTGGGGAGGGGGTGGGCTTTGAACCAGACACTTCTTCAAGAACAAACAATTCATCCGGGCTGATTCAACTCACGACCGATTCAAAAGAGATAATTGGACTGAAAAGGTAGTCAGTTGACGAACGgattcatttttcaaaacattggaATTCTGTTCAAAGAATCAAACTagttctaattttaaaaaaacatgtttgataaattatttataaataaaaatatatatattttaagagtTATGCACTTAGCTTTTGTGTtccaaaaatatctttttactaaatatgaattttttttaaactatttaaaaatttgggatattaaaaaaattctatctcaaatttaaaatttttaaatatataaaataactatatatatatatttttttaggagatattatattttttataaaaaaaaaatgattttacaaattaaaaaaaaaaacaaaaaatatgtccAAACAAATGTCaagtttttttccctttttttccacATAAAATTCATATTCAAGGTCCTACCCTTGATGCTCCATGGGTCTCTCTCATTAGTTTACTTTTTGAATTGGAATTCTTTCAATCTCCTTTGCACATGAGTGATTTCTTTGCTCAATTTTGAATGTTTGATTTAGTGGTCATTTGCAAATGAAGTGTTTCTATCTCAATATTGAGCAAAATTTCTCActagttttatttgatttgtgTATACTATCAAAAATAAAGGAGAAACATGAGgtggaaaatgaaataaaataaaagaatatttaggtatttttaaaatatatttaaaaatatgaaaaatgatttaaaaatattttaagttctcaaacaaacttttattttataaaacataagaatggttttcaaaaactattttttagaagtGTTTTCAATACAGTTATGAAACATGAaggacaattttaaaaaactgttttcaatggATATTTAGTTAAAAGGGTTAAACTAAGAAATTTCAAGTAATCTACCTTGCTCATTCTTTAGAGAAATGACTCATTTTATACATTTGTATCCTTCTCGATTCCCTCTAAAAACATCATTTCTTCTCTCTGCCTCTTCTTAAGCTtttattgcttttcttttttttttaaatatcattttttttttcaatttcatcaaCTCCTACAATGTCAAATATGAGACCGAATCATAAGTCATCATTGACTAAATCTTCGATCCAAGCGATTTGGTAGAACTACCATGCAAACTCTACTAGGTGGgatttgaatgattttttttagtctagTTTCTTAGGTTTCCATTAAtgttgttgaaattttttttttcctagagaAGTCTAAACGACCTTAGAACAAAGATCAATAGATAAAGAAAGATCATATCCTTACCTATttcaaaaattacaaattgaagttctctcattttttttctctaagattctttacattcttcaactttctctttgttttcagttgaaggttttttttttagttgcaTCGCAACTCATACAATGCAAAGATGAGACTGAATCAAAAGTCACCGTTTGCTAAATTTTTTATCCAAGCAAAATCTTCAATTCAAGTGATTAAGTACAACCATCATGTAAATTATACTAGGTgagatttgaatatttttctagtCCAAGTCCTTCGGTTTTAGTTAGTgttgttagatttttttttttaatttttgacaatttttttaacaaaagtgTCCATAGTTAagttttctaataaaaaaaatgtaaccttAATAAAGTTCTTTATAGTTAAAATGAGAACTTAACGCCaattaaattcttattaaataaaacttCGTCAAGTATAGTTTAAGTAATTATTATGATTGAGAACTTAACCTCagttaaattatttgtaaataaaacttAACCGCAATAATTTACGTCAAATTTCATTCATAAGGATCTTAGCACCCATTAAATTCTTAGTCAGTATGTTTAATTATACTTAACCATCGcaaatttcattcataaaaaaCTTAATACCTATTACatctagttttaaaattttttacatgTATGCTTACTTCATATGACCtttttttcaccaataaatTCACCTAGATTTAatccaaaattccaacattttctatacaaaagaaaattttcacaaCTAAAACTATTACGATTTTCAATAAATGGGTTATGTTGCTTAACTTTGATTGACCTTGTCATATGCTAAAGTAAAGATAAAGTTATTGAAATGAGAGAGAATGATGAGGTTGTGGTGGTGCGAGAGATTAACGAAGTCATGGTGGGAGATAGACCAAGGAAGTTATGGTAGTGAGATAGATATTAACAAAGTCAAAATGGTGAAAGGAAAACCAAATTGGAGAAAAAGCAAAGGGCTTCTTGAAATAGATGTAGGTGAGAAAGATAGACTTATCATAGGAAGAGAGCGGGCAACACGAACTTAGAGGGAGAGAGCTTCGTctgaaaaatgagagaaaaatatatataaaaaaaacgaaatagaaataagatttttaGAGGGAAATAAAAGGGacaaaaatgactaaaaaaatgTCATGTCTCTAAAGAATGAATAAGAGAGTTATTCTTCTAATTTCAAAGCTATTTTGGCCTTCTTtgcaaatttccatttttttttctttttattctactATCAAGCcttttccactattttttttttaaatattttggatCATTTTCCACTTTGTTAGAATTGATAGCAAGAGATACTAGATTAGATAAGAAATCGTTCTTTGATCATAATCTCCAAACAATTGTTAATTGAACGAAGCTTTTGCTCAACCCAAGTTATTCCATATCTATTGTGTTTGATGTTTTTATTCATGATTATCCTAAAAAAAgcaagttattattattattattattattattattattattattattatttaaacaaaaatagaaaatatttgaagtaaaGAATCACCAAATATCCTTCTAAAAAGCACATAGGAAACCAAGATTATAGAATAATTAGATAGGCATTCCAAATTGATGCAAACTTCATAGTAAGATTTGTAGGGTAGTAATTGGAtactaaaataagaatcaaggaaaattttgtatttttagtaGGGATGGCCAAAATATCCATTAGGTCGAACACCCATGGGATTCACCCCTAAttggggtgtttggtacacgaGAATGGGGAGCGAGAATAAACATTCTGtcttttcttcatcattcccatgtttgaataaattttatgaaagtaGAAAATGAATCAACAATGATTCTAGTAGAAATAAAATCTCACTTATAAGTGGTATTTGAATTCATCACAAATAAGTGGTATTAATTCATTCATTCTagaagataatataaaataatctaaaattatcattttaccattggattttattcaaatatttgatagctttgagaatttaaatattataataattatatttttctcttttatttggtacaatataattttacaactgctcaagcatgacaaattattcaaattttttataaaatgaataattaaatatttctatATTAGGGttgtaagattttttatatatattacggttgtacaattttttatgattaattttttatttattgagtatatatatatagtctaattatttagtaaaaaacctctcaaattttattttttttaaatgaaaaaaaattactttaaaccATGTGTAAGGGTattattgtcaattttttttcattctcattcctattattatcaaattttaaaatgaaaacaaataatcattccaatctaGAATTCCTAAATTCATCCGAACACTAGAAATGGAATCACTGAATTCATTTTCACTCACcaaaaaataggaataaaaacaaaatattcagtctcattttttattctcttgtaACAAACACACCCAAAGTGTTAGGGATTTTGGAAAGCAAAATTTTgctaataattaaaataacattCAACTTTTGACAAAGTGGAAGATGTTGGATGAGTGGCTAGAAAGCTCAACTAACtaaatatattgttttcaaaacttcatattattattatggtgCATTATTATTCACATGCACACAAATCAATCTACAATAACAATGattttatcaatttaattattctattatccttatttgttatatatatatatatttggagaAAGCATCTAGggcttcataaaaaaattaaaaatgttttatttgttaattaaatgggtgtttggtaaaacttaatacataTTAcctaatgacttaagttgattttaagttaaattatacttaagttgttgatttaaaatttattatttaattcttactttaagtattaaggttgtttgataaaattaatttaaaatttattttaaattatcaaattgacatatttatccttataaattataattagggcaaAAGAGATTGCGTAACAATGAAGGTCATGAAATAGTAAAAGAGATCGTGAAAATAATTAGCGCAAATGAAAATAGTAATCTATAAagattatattatattttgtttggaTCAACTACTAAGAAATCAAAAGTAAGAAAATGTTACTTCTTATAGGGACTCTATATTTACTTATATAAGAAGTTTTTTCATATTATGATCTTGTATTTTCACATGTGTtctcactcgatggcgaaattcgcttttttgtttgtgaaaaaactaattttataaataacgGATTTGCCACTTATTttcgttttatttttattttttaaatggaaaacaaaataagaaagaaaagccCAAAAAAATGACTTTCTTCTTTAGAAAGActtgtctttgaaaacccaagtctaagTCCGAGGATCAGGAtacttatcgagaaggtacaGTGAAGAATTGTAACagccctctaagccctaaaagcTAGGTTTCTACTAAGTTAAAATAATTGCAAAGACTAATTGGTTAATTCATAGATACCACAAACTAAATAATCACatcaatttaataaagaaaGACATACCTGATTTGCATTCCAAAATCTTttagaaaacacaaaaattaaataacaagtaATAACATCACATTGTATTTTAAGCAATCACATATTCTATAATGTTAGACCAATGGTtttcctaatcaggttttgatgataacaaaccatggttaagttactaattggtttgaattataaaaaatttcaggtattaatttgaaaattcatcaaaggacttaatggatgcaagatcaagacttctggaagacttttaatcataggaaagaaatgtaagatgaatgtatgggtgcacttaggttttacatatcatttcatgcatctttcaAAAAACTCGATTTATTATTTAAGGTTACAATTTCATCAAAactcgagttttatcaaatgaaccttaggcaaatcacttcaaaattggcatatcaatttacctaaagaccttgcctaagtgttagaagagaaaaaaaaaccataaaaagataggttttcgggcaAAAAATGTTGAACCAGTCGAGGCACTGGTCAACTAGCTCAACCGGCCAGGGCACCGGTCGACCAGTTCCTTTTTCCCTGTCGAAGACCGGTCGAGGAGTGCAAAAAACACTTTCTCTCTTCTAGTAGCCTTTCCTTCCCAGTCGACTTTCGGTCGAAGTCCAGTCGAAGCAATggtaacctgccaaagcattaaatgctccaacggctagtgaactgATCAACACCCAGCTCGACCGGTTAAGGCTGCTTTTTGATTTTCTTGGCTCctgaggttagaaacctataaatagagagctccacttcatttatgagtaagaaaACACCTGCAAAcatttgtctacccacttgttcttgccttaaaagctctcatttcttttcttggtgcattaaatcccatttgcatatcttttagtggacctttgtgattcatcctagccttgagttgtatttgagccttTGTTGAGCTAAGTTGAGAGATTAATATAtgtaaattgagtgttaaaaccttcaagtgagttgaaacttgaagagattgtgtaagagcccattgtagctggaatccaagtgtaaaggtgttTGGAAGCttagttgaagcttcaagttagtggaaccctcactcggttaggagcttgaggagagtggatgtaggcaaggaagtgtcgaaccactataaaatctgagtttgattactctaactttatctctttatcTTTGCTTCTCTTATGCttaaatttttcatgtttaaaaagattttttaaaaacccaattcacctctctcttgggtgtttttctcatttaagattagcctttattttcttatataacaAGTTGAATTTAAAGTCATATAATCTTAACACAACTAGCAAACACTAATAGACAATGTTCAATCACAagcttaatttaaataaattgtgaAGAAAAGGTTTGCATACCTATTTTACTGTCTTAAAGCGTTTTCATAGAAATAAGATTAATTCACGAATAATAGTAATGAATtcaaaaatgaatcaaaactaaaatttatattatcaatgTCAAATTTATTCGTAAGTGGgtttcattacaaaaaaaaaaaaatcagcaaatgatcaaaacaagggattctacaaaataaatctaaaacaaatatttaaaaattaagttttatcttgaaaattttttaggGAATATCTCCTATATGTCTAGTTTATCATCCAACCGATCAAATTAATCAACTAGCTTTCATTTAACACCAGATTTCATAATGATATTAGTATATTCAAAACAAGGCATCTTTTTAGGGTATtcaacaattaatttttttaattaacttaaagatgtctaaaaaaattcttacaaCTAGCCTAATATGtctattttgaatgaaaaataatcacaagaaaatattacattcataacatatttaaaaataagtaaacatCTTTTAGCTCTAGAAGAGCATTGGTGTAGtagattcaagaaaaaaaaaagttatatctctcattttagaaatcatttcttaatattttatgtgtcaaaaattaaatttatgaatttagatcaagagaaaaatattcaatgaatttaaagaaattgcttagtaatttaattttgcaaaacaATACTGGCTGttgaaaataaagtgaaaattgAACCTTTCGAAAGATTGATTTGCATCTTATAAttgggaaattatttttgactaaaataaaattctaaaattaagttCAAAGAGTCTAGAATATCAtggaataattagaaaaaatttaaagagtTTCTAAATGATCAGATTATAATTTACAATTTCAAATATGCAGTGAGTTGTCAAATGTGTCAATAGAAAaccttatttttgaaaaattttgtatATAGGGATTTATTAAATCCCTTTTTAATTTACATGAATTCATTCATAAAGAATCCATTAGTTGGAactatgaattttaatttacgtgtatttaaaaccaaaattcatttttaaaacctttCAAAGTTGCATACTGAATAAAAATGGGCAGCATTATtctttttagaaattgaaatttcatacTTAAAAGAGACTAAGataagttttaaatataaaagaaattcattATTAAAGAGGCTAAGATTAATTTTGTTATGAATAAGGTATaaaaccaattttcaaaaataaaaaataaaaaaattataagtgtACTGTGTGAATTATTTGGAAGAAAATTGAGATATCAAATTTTCatgaatcaaaatcaagagaGTTTATTCAAAGCCAATTGTCATGTGGTTATCCAATGGCTTACTTGgatgaaaagaaattttgaagaaaaaattagCTCAATCTCAATCATGATCCATCAAGTAATCCATATTTAATCACTTAATTTTCTAAATATCAAATTCTAACAACACTCATGTGTGACCCATTTTGTCCACACCCAACCTAAActtaatacataaaaaaaaaaaaaataattataaagtgAGTAAAgacctaaataaaaaaaagaaaatgtaaagtataagttaatgataaaaaataatttacttacatcaaactaaagtgcaaaccaaacataaaatatccATTTCACCATTACATGAACAAAACACCAATTATCTCAAAAACCTtcatattattaattcaaattcatGTAGGCTCTAAtgttgggaattgtcccaaattcctaattagtatagattcctttttgtaaagaatattgtatagaatatttctaggatgatatattattgtaatattagacttccttatagaataaggaaggttgttggaaatatctctataaatattctaggtcatgaggggaaaaagttatgagatggagatgagcctatagagactatacaaggtggatagagatgtgaggaagaacgggaggtacctggtggagcgagagggctcgtaataaggtatggatacaaggagtggggaaacatgggatgtttcgggaacccaatagttgtatctggttttatcctctgtaatattctctattgtatagtggaattattctctctcatccgtggacgtaggcatggttggccgaaccacgttaaaaccttgtgtaccgtatgtgtgattgttttatctttgtgttcttgaactaacattgttggcatcaaagctttcatTGGCACTACATCTAACAATAAGAtcattgaaattttctatttgatATAAACATGTCCATTAACTTCATTAGTACCTTTTCATGGCCGGTTTGGAACTCTCGATCTTCATGTCTCTTTTTCCAGTTTTTCTCTCAACCaagaacagaaaaagaaaaatcacagtTTGCTcgattgtatatatattttcttctttttttttctctttgttttctctctcactttctctcAACTCCATATGGATCTCGAATGCCCCCCAAAAATGCTAACCCTCCAATAGAAAATGAACCTCTGATTTTATATATCTTATTTCTGAAGACTCTCGAACCTTTCCCCTCACATGATCTAGCCCCTTAACCAAACACAAACTTccttaatttccaaaattgttTCCCCATTTTCTCGACCAAACAGGCCTTTAGTTGAAAACTGATTTTCCCACATCTTTTACGtccaaaaaaagttaaaatactAGTTTAAACATTAAGAGcataaaaaccaaaatcataattataataatcATACACTCAAAAccaataaattaagaaaatgaaataaataaatatagtgaGTATAGtgtgcatggccatgcatggcctaTGACGTTGAGGAACAACTTAATGGTACaggaaaaattagtaaaaagaaGAGATTTCCACGTCCAACACATCATCGACATTTGAAGAGTCCAACCCTACTCATCAAAACTTGAGTCTGGACCACCATCAGAGAAGAGTATAGAAAATCCATCTTTAATCACCTGAATAAAACGAGAATAGGTAAGTGAGATTGAGCTGCGCTTTAGGAAGGATGGTAGGTTGCAGTGATCTGTTGGGTTTGGTGTTTGGCTCAAAGAGAGAGAATATGGCATGTTGTTCTAAGGGTATTAAAGTAGAGGACTAGCCCAAAAACACGCAAGCAAAGAACATAAAACTTATCAGTGATACGCTGAGGCATGACAATgcattgttcttgaaaatagatCCACCCTTCTCGAAGATGAACTCGATGCACTAGGGTACCAGTGGTTTACCTCCAGGATTCAATAACCAGCTCGCCTTGGGTGCACTCTATAGGCGAGACGTGTACAACTCGGGTTTTGAAAAATTCCTCCAGATAGATGTATGAATGTAGTAAGAACAGTGATGAATAGAATGTTGCAGAGCGTTGGAAGACTTAGAAGAACTCTCCAAATTGGTGTGTTGAGAGTTTAAGGGTGACTTGCTTTTATAGGTCACTAACACAGTCCTAATGGGGCTCTAATAGTAATGAGAATAGGACTCTACTTGTAAGTGGAACTAGACTGTACTTGTAAGCAGAATGGGACTCTACTTGTAGGGAATTAAatcgaattcccaacccgtgagaaacaaaaattagagaaaaaacacacgccaaagaaaaataatcacacgcacaagacaatatttacgtgattcggcaatttgcctacgtccacagagttgcagggatatcactattatcagggaataatacagagtacaacttggcggctacaatattctctatatatatatagcacggcaaccctaccatactaaaaaaccctaattacaaaagatggttccacaatgggctaaacggggccaacaggcctcaataaatctcccattaaaaaggtcatgcaatattattcgggtcgggtcgtcaaaccggatcaaacaaaactaggctccacaaagcccaacaaatctcccacttggagactagtccaatcaccaacatcaaaccgctatcctcaAGGAAACgatccctcatccctacaactcatcctcctgtcctcaagctagaagaccaattgaagctgcgcacagcttcaacttctcaatagtgacacccttagtcaacatgtctgcagggttcttagatccacaaatcttctcaagtattaccagtttatcctcaacaagataacggataaagtggtattttgtttgtatatgtttcgactttgaatgaaaagccgaatttttggcaagaaaaattgcactctgactgtcactgtgtagaatgcccatctcctgcttcttacccaattcatctaagaaaccatgtagccaaatcatctcctttccagcttcagttgctgcaacatactcagcttctgtagtagacaaagtaacaatcttctgtagatttgaagtccatgatatagctgtaccacctagagta
Proteins encoded in this region:
- the GO:0003676 gene encoding UBP1-associated protein 2A — protein: MTLKCIRIYCLFRHALSLKRFSRFSNPSSTRNPNPNFSMAKKRKLRSSEPESSKAPEQEEQPQPTQEEDDQTKFEPIQEDEDQPQHMAEDEPKHEAQGEEEEEEEGEGEEEEEEEGDQEGDVDASNEAVADEVPADANGDGVEEDEGDVEDEEIEKLLEPFSKEQLLALLREAVEKYPDFVDSVRRLADADPAHRKIFVHGLGWDTTAETLTSVFGKYGEIEDCKAVSDKISGKSKGYAFILFKHRSGARKALKQPQKKIGNRMTSCQLASAGPVPAPPPVVPPVSEYTQRKIFVSNVSSEIDPQKLLEFFAKFGEIEEGPLGLDKSTGKPKGFALFVYKSIESSRRALEEPHKIFEGHTLHCQKAIDGPKPNKPFHHHHHQHQPHYPSRKDKSKYSANAAGPGHLMAPSGPSMTLNPGVAPALNPALGQALTALLASQGAGLGLTNLLGGLGGAPVNQAMPPAAHGMQGMQGGYGNQGAGSYGSQPGMQGGYQNPQMGQASGGRPQQGGAPYMGH